In Flavobacterium sp. CBA20B-1, one DNA window encodes the following:
- a CDS encoding collagen-like protein yields MSQKIEIEQIEDGLAKIDGTNIPVQTYWPNHRSGGLGTYTFTDFNVGSTFDNVFVETNGGIFQTNKSGMQSWLGLDEIKENIGGRNLANPGGHSNNYSPSFFYSTDYASNGLTPTLIDGKQWLRKTTSVTSFRIQSTPIFPNKTYTWSMDVFLDPSVGISQAIRIASYYLGSYNITNHLVTNTPTRIYHTFISKSIATYDIPHIYDTVEGIHFANFQLQEGSVGTNWHLNPNESVADWNQTDPTKFDFIKNKPTLVNNYLDQIITTNGTTAGTVYTFKRVGLSDLTLQLTPASASFSGVVTTGAQTFEGVKTFNQQINTVSHGNSSQWKQAYDATQSLKDNFVAKGAVANSVLPNHVIDLNAPPLGTYLSYTRSTSSNKPISGGGFLIQQYFSTAGTNYVLQDWTSLSGNRFFRRSNINENFVEFWHTSNFDPANYVLLSQTYTQAQALGLFVGKTGVETIQDTKTFTHSPVVPNGTLSGHAVNLGQLDLKADITYVDQEIQNISLTPGPKGDTGDKGDKPAHSWSGTQLRFENPNGTWGTYVDLKGDTGATGPQGIQGVKGDKGDKGDKGDTGATGAQGPQGIQGATGAQGPQGPQGPAGAGLPNPGVEVLDFTPGGHAIDNQLAMTIVRCTAGGGPYTFDLVNGKYDGDEVCFTTCGYEYNVGGELLSMCGTSSFGSSTGSRWIWAEQITKWVQVP; encoded by the coding sequence ATGTCGCAAAAAATAGAAATAGAACAAATAGAAGACGGTTTAGCCAAAATAGACGGTACCAACATACCAGTACAAACATACTGGCCAAACCACCGTTCAGGAGGTTTAGGAACTTACACATTTACGGACTTTAATGTAGGCAGTACGTTCGACAATGTTTTCGTTGAAACAAACGGCGGGATTTTTCAGACGAACAAATCAGGTATGCAATCTTGGTTGGGGTTAGATGAGATTAAAGAAAATATAGGTGGTAGAAATTTAGCTAATCCTGGAGGGCATTCCAATAACTATTCTCCAAGTTTCTTTTATAGCACCGATTATGCTTCAAATGGACTCACTCCTACATTAATTGATGGCAAACAATGGCTAAGAAAAACAACTAGCGTCACATCGTTTAGAATTCAGTCTACACCTATATTTCCTAACAAAACCTACACGTGGTCAATGGATGTATTTTTAGATCCGTCTGTTGGGATTTCACAAGCTATAAGAATCGCTAGTTATTATTTAGGGAGTTACAACATTACTAATCATTTGGTTACTAATACGCCAACGAGAATATATCATACGTTTATATCGAAATCTATTGCAACTTATGATATTCCTCATATTTATGATACCGTCGAGGGTATACACTTTGCTAATTTTCAGCTACAAGAAGGGTCTGTTGGTACTAATTGGCACTTAAACCCAAATGAATCTGTGGCCGATTGGAACCAAACCGATCCTACAAAATTTGATTTTATTAAAAACAAACCAACGCTAGTCAACAACTACCTAGACCAAATTATAACCACAAACGGCACAACAGCAGGTACTGTTTACACGTTTAAACGTGTTGGGTTATCCGATTTAACCTTACAATTAACACCTGCGAGTGCATCGTTTTCTGGGGTTGTTACGACTGGGGCGCAGACTTTTGAGGGTGTAAAAACGTTTAACCAGCAAATAAACACAGTTTCTCATGGTAATAGCTCACAATGGAAACAAGCGTATGATGCAACTCAAAGTTTAAAGGATAATTTTGTAGCAAAAGGTGCGGTAGCTAACAGTGTATTACCTAATCACGTTATTGACTTAAACGCACCGCCATTAGGAACATATCTATCTTACACAAGGTCTACATCTTCGAATAAACCAATAAGTGGTGGTGGATTTTTAATTCAGCAGTATTTTTCTACCGCCGGTACTAACTATGTTCTACAAGATTGGACTTCTTTGTCGGGTAATAGGTTTTTTAGACGTTCTAATATAAATGAAAATTTCGTAGAATTTTGGCACACAAGTAACTTCGATCCTGCTAATTATGTGTTACTTTCCCAAACCTACACCCAAGCACAAGCTTTAGGTTTGTTTGTCGGCAAAACGGGAGTTGAAACAATCCAAGACACCAAGACTTTTACGCACAGTCCGGTTGTTCCAAACGGTACGTTAAGTGGTCATGCAGTTAATTTGGGGCAGTTAGATCTAAAAGCCGATATAACATACGTTGACCAAGAAATTCAGAATATATCACTTACCCCGGGTCCAAAGGGTGATACCGGCGATAAAGGCGATAAACCAGCACACAGCTGGAGTGGCACGCAACTACGTTTTGAAAACCCAAACGGTACTTGGGGTACTTACGTAGATTTAAAAGGCGATACGGGCGCAACTGGTCCGCAGGGTATTCAAGGAGTAAAAGGCGACAAAGGTGATAAAGGTGATAAGGGCGATACAGGAGCGACAGGCGCACAAGGTCCGCAAGGTATTCAAGGTGCTACCGGTGCACAAGGTCCGCAAGGGCCACAAGGACCAGCAGGCGCAGGTTTGCCAAATCCGGGTGTTGAAGTTTTGGATTTCACTCCGGGAGGACATGCAATTGATAATCAGTTAGCAATGACGATTGTGCGATGTACCGCAGGCGGCGGTCCTTATACATTCGATTTAGTAAATGGTAAATATGATGGTGACGAAGTTTGTTTTACGACGTGTGGATATGAATACAACGTAGGCGGTGAATTGCTCTCTATGTGCGGTACGAGTTCTTTTGGCAGTTCAACAGGCAGCAGATGGATTTGGGCAGAACAAATAACGAAATGGGTGCAAGTGCCTTAA
- a CDS encoding N-acetylmuramoyl-L-alanine amidase: MRTIKYIAVHCTATKPNTTVESIRNYWKRNLGWKQPGYHIIVKPNGDHERLALDETICNGVKGYNSQSIHVSYIGGIDDKGKAIDNRTEAQKRTLLQIICGLKAKYPNAIIQGHRDFPNVAKDCPSFDAKTEYKHL; encoded by the coding sequence ATGAGAACAATTAAATACATAGCCGTACACTGCACGGCAACAAAGCCAAACACCACTGTAGAATCAATCCGAAATTATTGGAAAAGAAATTTGGGTTGGAAACAACCTGGCTACCATATTATTGTAAAACCTAACGGAGATCATGAACGATTGGCGCTCGATGAAACAATTTGCAACGGCGTAAAAGGCTATAACAGCCAATCAATACACGTTAGCTACATTGGGGGAATAGACGATAAAGGAAAAGCAATTGATAACCGAACCGAAGCGCAGAAAAGAACACTTTTGCAAATTATTTGTGGTTTAAAAGCTAAATATCCAAATGCTATTATTCAAGGTCATAGAGATTTCCCAAACGTTGCGAAAGATTGTCCGTCTTTTGATGCGAAAACAGAATATAAACATTTATAA
- a CDS encoding helix-turn-helix domain-containing protein, whose translation MEYNNNNNEQWKLLVLLLKEIAESKGITQQEIADNTGLLQSNVNRFFALKYKPTLDTFLKIAKVINVNFFFEDQEGKTDLNLMFEKAINALGRRTDNLPKNLKTL comes from the coding sequence ATGGAATACAATAATAATAATAACGAGCAGTGGAAATTGCTCGTTTTACTTCTTAAAGAAATCGCAGAAAGCAAAGGAATTACACAGCAGGAAATAGCTGATAATACGGGGTTATTACAATCAAATGTAAACCGTTTTTTTGCGCTAAAATATAAACCTACTTTAGATACTTTTTTGAAGATTGCAAAAGTGATAAATGTAAATTTCTTTTTTGAAGACCAGGAAGGTAAAACAGATTTAAATCTGATGTTTGAAAAAGCGATAAATGCGTTGGGTCGTAGAACTGATAATTTGCCTAAAAATTTAAAAACTCTATGA
- a CDS encoding helix-turn-helix transcriptional regulator has translation MKPNDFHSYVIMLLKIGLTQKEISEELKKNNIEPNGLSSIEKEVRKIRIKYGAKTLVHLGYLLAKEEENHS, from the coding sequence ATGAAGCCAAACGACTTCCATAGCTACGTTATCATGCTGCTAAAAATCGGATTAACGCAAAAAGAAATATCCGAAGAATTGAAGAAAAATAACATTGAGCCTAATGGATTAAGTTCCATTGAAAAAGAAGTGCGGAAAATCAGAATTAAATACGGTGCAAAAACATTAGTGCATTTGGGTTATTTATTGGCAAAAGAAGAAGAAAACCACTCGTGA
- a CDS encoding DUF7220 family protein translates to MQTKRQSLIETVTSTLIGLAVSFLTQIIVFPIYNLEVNFNQNLQITAIFTVVSIFRGYCVRRLFNKKKV, encoded by the coding sequence ATGCAAACTAAACGCCAATCACTAATCGAAACGGTTACATCTACATTGATAGGTTTAGCCGTTTCATTTTTAACTCAAATTATCGTTTTCCCAATATATAATTTAGAGGTTAATTTTAATCAAAATTTACAAATCACAGCTATTTTTACCGTTGTATCTATTTTTCGTGGGTACTGCGTAAGAAGGCTGTTTAATAAGAAGAAAGTATGA
- a CDS encoding DUF1643 domain-containing protein — translation MNEQLQIPLDQSKSDNPACFLGDVRASALISDCGKYRYSLTRIWDSEKPKVLFIMLNPSTADGEQDDPTIRRCIGFAKAWGYGGLYVCNLFAYRATDPKELLKADNPFGDKNIWCTKKLADRVDKVICAWGNRPILKKVLKGQSEMDLVRFAEGKLYAIDFAKDGTPKHPLYLKSELVPRALSGHLL, via the coding sequence ATGAACGAACAATTGCAAATACCCTTAGACCAATCGAAAAGCGATAACCCCGCCTGTTTTTTAGGTGATGTTAGAGCAAGTGCCCTAATTAGTGATTGCGGAAAATATCGTTATTCTTTGACCCGCATTTGGGATTCAGAAAAGCCGAAAGTGTTGTTTATAATGCTGAACCCATCAACCGCAGATGGTGAGCAAGACGACCCAACAATTAGAAGATGTATTGGATTTGCGAAGGCGTGGGGATATGGAGGATTATATGTCTGCAACTTATTTGCTTATAGAGCTACAGACCCGAAAGAATTATTGAAAGCGGATAACCCATTTGGCGATAAAAATATATGGTGTACCAAGAAATTAGCTGACAGGGTTGATAAAGTGATTTGTGCGTGGGGCAATCGGCCAATCCTGAAAAAAGTATTGAAGGGTCAAAGCGAAATGGATTTGGTTCGTTTTGCGGAGGGCAAGCTATACGCTATTGACTTTGCGAAAGACGGAACGCCCAAACATCCACTATACTTGAAATCGGAGCTTGTACCCCGTGCGTTGTCGGGGCATTTGCTCTAA
- a CDS encoding helix-turn-helix domain-containing protein yields MKENIISVVNRLYGIDGNDIFNHTRKKEIVQIRYLIFYFLRENRKWTFRKIGEFFNLDHATVIYGANSFKNGLEIYKKDRINFLKFQNFMENKGPLDKYLLAEFINDNEKYLSNDLKEYLKVRL; encoded by the coding sequence ATGAAAGAGAATATTATAAGTGTAGTCAATAGACTATACGGTATTGATGGAAATGATATTTTTAATCATACACGAAAAAAAGAAATTGTTCAAATAAGGTATCTTATATTTTACTTTTTAAGAGAAAATAGAAAATGGACATTTAGAAAAATAGGTGAATTTTTCAATTTAGACCACGCTACTGTAATTTATGGCGCAAATTCTTTTAAAAACGGTTTGGAAATCTATAAAAAAGACAGAATTAACTTCCTAAAATTCCAGAATTTTATGGAAAACAAAGGGCCTTTAGATAAGTATTTGCTTGCTGAATTCATTAATGACAATGAAAAGTATTTAAGCAACGATTTAAAAGAATATTTAAAAGTTAGGTTGTAA
- a CDS encoding PcfJ domain-containing protein: protein MKPRTKAQVEVFNLSKIVLDVEDKIKDWAFKECNEHIGIATKKYFWCIDCGNEHSIDMVENNKVTCPACNTELNITKSLKRTFEQSYYVAFAEVLGDYQVVRLFEIISYHKKYTKAIFSIRENVMQFIPPDHSKIQYIGRMCNTGAGNPRYGALENRKPSYYKEQCYNPYPFKYYPGSQFKDEYSKYGINHELQGLTFLGASKVLKYNNKAETLLKAKQFSLFAHTNYHPNLIATYWASIKIAMRNNYVVADASLWLDYLDLLSYFLKDLRSPKYLFPIDLNKAHDRLVEKKKKIDKEKELKERLKQIKQEQKNYSQKIQDFVGLEFSKGKLSVKVLETIQDFIDEADTHKHCVYTNKYYSKDDSLIFSATYNGKKVETVELSLSKLKIIQSRGFGNEATKYHKSIISLVNENLDLISQRKNKLQNTA from the coding sequence ATGAAACCAAGAACAAAAGCCCAAGTTGAAGTCTTTAATTTAAGTAAAATTGTACTCGATGTAGAAGATAAAATTAAAGACTGGGCTTTCAAAGAGTGCAACGAACATATTGGAATAGCAACTAAAAAATACTTTTGGTGTATTGATTGCGGAAACGAACATTCTATAGACATGGTTGAAAACAATAAAGTAACCTGCCCTGCCTGCAATACTGAATTAAATATTACAAAATCATTGAAAAGAACGTTCGAACAAAGTTACTACGTTGCTTTTGCGGAAGTTTTAGGCGATTATCAAGTTGTTAGATTGTTTGAAATAATTTCATATCACAAAAAATATACAAAAGCTATTTTTAGCATACGAGAAAACGTAATGCAATTTATTCCTCCAGATCATTCGAAAATTCAGTATATCGGAAGAATGTGCAACACTGGCGCTGGTAATCCAAGATATGGAGCTTTAGAGAACAGAAAACCGTCTTACTACAAGGAACAATGCTACAATCCGTATCCTTTCAAATACTATCCTGGATCACAATTCAAAGACGAATATTCTAAATACGGAATAAACCACGAACTACAAGGATTAACGTTTTTAGGAGCATCAAAAGTACTTAAATACAACAATAAAGCAGAAACGTTATTAAAGGCAAAACAATTTAGCTTATTTGCTCATACAAATTATCATCCAAACCTCATCGCTACATATTGGGCATCAATAAAAATAGCTATGCGAAATAATTATGTTGTAGCAGATGCAAGTTTGTGGCTTGATTACCTTGATTTACTTTCGTATTTCTTAAAAGATCTGAGAAGTCCGAAATATCTATTTCCAATTGACTTAAATAAAGCGCATGATAGGTTAGTCGAAAAGAAAAAGAAAATTGATAAAGAAAAAGAGTTAAAAGAGCGTTTAAAACAAATTAAACAAGAACAAAAGAATTACTCTCAAAAAATTCAAGACTTTGTTGGATTGGAATTTTCAAAAGGAAAATTATCGGTAAAAGTTTTAGAAACTATTCAGGATTTTATTGATGAAGCTGATACGCACAAACATTGCGTTTATACTAATAAGTATTATTCAAAAGATGATTCTTTAATATTTTCTGCTACTTATAACGGTAAAAAAGTAGAAACGGTTGAACTTTCACTTTCAAAATTAAAAATTATTCAATCTAGAGGATTTGGAAATGAAGCTACCAAGTATCATAAATCAATTATATCTCTAGTTAACGAAAATTTAGATTTGATTTCACAACGAAAAAATAAACTACAAAATACTGCTTAA
- a CDS encoding PcfK-like family protein, translated as MKGTDHFKTAIQNHLNGLAAKDELFADSLKKDNKNIDDCITYILNQVKASGCNGFADEEIYQMAVHYYDEDDIAIGKPLNGTVVVNHTATNKSKVNIEKPKKVAKPTKKQKVVEMDTSKQVSLFDFEGV; from the coding sequence ATGAAAGGAACAGATCATTTTAAAACCGCCATTCAAAACCACTTGAATGGTTTAGCTGCAAAAGATGAATTATTTGCCGATAGTTTGAAAAAAGATAATAAAAATATAGATGACTGCATCACTTACATCTTAAACCAAGTAAAAGCATCAGGTTGTAACGGCTTTGCAGATGAAGAAATATATCAAATGGCAGTTCATTACTATGATGAAGATGATATTGCTATCGGAAAGCCATTAAACGGAACTGTTGTTGTTAATCATACAGCTACTAATAAGTCAAAGGTAAATATAGAAAAACCTAAAAAAGTAGCGAAGCCTACTAAAAAACAGAAAGTTGTTGAAATGGACACATCAAAACAGGTATCACTTTTTGATTTTGAAGGTGTATGA
- a CDS encoding nucleoid-associated protein, protein MINLFNTQIESLSIHRVGNKSRNEAVFLSENNFRLNDEVTPLLKEYFFKPFREKEENYYQFAHDVDLDYNDVYQFANEIFSNPNKAHDVSKKITKHLYEQSNHPHIKNGEVYVCYLTNVTIDNNVVDAIGIFKSEIKADFIQFQEKESNLEMELKQGINLSKLDKGCIIFNYKKEEGYKILTIDSNRYDARYWMEHFLSVDTFQDEKFNTKKYLKFVQDFAKDVVLPAEDKKEEVMFMNRSVNYFAKNDEFEEENFINEVIENPDLQAEFKSYKTDRAEKYSIEDLSTFPIDNGAVSEARKKIKNVINLDTNVTIKLDFINPESTEKFIEKGWDQEKQMYYYLVYFNKEQKS, encoded by the coding sequence ATGATTAATTTATTTAATACCCAAATCGAAAGTTTATCAATCCACCGTGTGGGAAATAAAAGCCGTAACGAAGCGGTTTTTTTATCTGAAAATAATTTCAGATTAAACGATGAAGTTACACCGCTTTTAAAAGAATATTTCTTCAAACCTTTTCGTGAAAAAGAAGAAAATTACTACCAATTTGCACACGATGTTGATTTAGATTATAACGATGTTTATCAATTCGCAAATGAGATTTTCTCTAATCCGAATAAAGCGCACGATGTTTCAAAAAAGATTACAAAGCATCTTTACGAACAATCAAACCATCCGCATATTAAAAACGGTGAGGTTTATGTCTGCTACCTTACAAACGTTACCATTGATAACAATGTTGTTGATGCAATAGGAATATTCAAAAGTGAAATAAAAGCAGATTTCATTCAGTTTCAAGAAAAGGAAAGTAACCTAGAAATGGAATTGAAGCAGGGAATAAATTTGTCAAAATTGGATAAAGGCTGCATTATTTTCAACTACAAAAAAGAAGAAGGCTATAAAATCTTAACAATAGATAGCAATCGTTATGATGCGCGTTACTGGATGGAACATTTTTTATCGGTTGATACTTTTCAAGATGAAAAATTCAACACTAAAAAATACTTGAAGTTTGTTCAGGATTTTGCAAAAGACGTGGTATTACCTGCCGAAGATAAAAAAGAAGAAGTGATGTTTATGAACCGATCAGTAAACTACTTCGCTAAAAATGACGAGTTTGAAGAGGAAAATTTTATAAATGAAGTAATTGAAAATCCTGACTTACAAGCTGAATTTAAAAGCTATAAAACAGACCGTGCCGAGAAGTACTCAATCGAAGATTTAAGCACATTTCCGATTGATAATGGAGCTGTTTCGGAAGCTAGAAAAAAGATTAAAAATGTTATTAATCTTGATACGAACGTAACTATCAAACTTGATTTTATCAATCCTGAATCTACCGAAAAGTTCATTGAAAAAGGTTGGGACCAAGAAAAGCAGATGTACTATTATCTTGTTTATTTTAATAAAGAACAAAAATCGTAG
- a CDS encoding ASCH domain-containing protein, whose product MKAITIKQPWAYLIASGVKDIENRTWKTHFRGRVYIHVSAKKANFWLTEQASIVHDELVKISLDDYKKTTGLFSAIIGEVDIVDCVINHPSIWAEKGFNYASYDGTQYKEVYNWVLANPILYEKPILNVKGKLSFWDFDPSILNNV is encoded by the coding sequence ATGAAAGCAATCACAATAAAACAACCATGGGCTTATCTTATAGCATCAGGCGTCAAAGACATCGAAAACCGTACTTGGAAAACTCACTTTCGAGGAAGAGTTTATATTCACGTATCGGCAAAAAAGGCTAATTTTTGGTTAACAGAGCAAGCGTCTATTGTTCATGATGAATTAGTAAAAATCAGCCTTGATGATTATAAAAAAACTACAGGTTTATTCTCCGCTATCATCGGAGAAGTTGATATTGTTGATTGTGTGATAAATCATCCGAGTATTTGGGCTGAAAAAGGGTTTAATTATGCTTCATATGATGGAACGCAATACAAAGAAGTTTACAATTGGGTACTTGCAAATCCAATTCTATACGAAAAACCAATCCTAAACGTTAAAGGGAAGTTGAGTTTTTGGGATTTTGACCCTTCAATTTTGAATAATGTCTAA
- a CDS encoding YdaU family protein — translation MKDPAFLLYSKDFQSGTQDMSCEEVGAYLRLLLYQHQNEKIPNEKERLMRITGIFLESKFDAIWEMVGKKFNQTDNHLVNQRLNREVNERATGKPKKIASATFAGLISKSNLNLKQTQKIKKSFQISDFIYENGILINDENLIKSSVREWFNKMVNQMVNNLADANADANANANINVDKDKGGVGEKENKKFIPPCLDDVVDFFKENDFPENYAQHVFKYYNDANWKDSSGKQVLSWKQKMRAVWFKDDKKISQNGKSTFSTNR, via the coding sequence ATGAAAGATCCTGCATTTTTACTTTATTCAAAAGATTTTCAATCCGGTACTCAGGATATGAGTTGTGAAGAGGTTGGAGCTTACTTAAGGCTTTTATTGTATCAACATCAAAATGAAAAAATACCGAATGAAAAAGAAAGATTGATGCGAATAACGGGTATTTTTTTAGAATCAAAATTTGATGCAATTTGGGAAATGGTTGGTAAAAAATTCAACCAAACGGACAACCATTTGGTTAACCAAAGGCTTAACCGAGAGGTCAACGAAAGAGCAACCGGCAAACCTAAAAAAATAGCTTCGGCAACTTTTGCCGGGCTTATTTCTAAGTCAAATTTAAACTTAAAACAAACGCAAAAAATCAAAAAAAGTTTCCAAATTTCTGATTTTATATATGAAAATGGAATTTTAATTAATGATGAAAACCTAATAAAATCAAGCGTTAGAGAGTGGTTTAATAAAATGGTTAACCAAATGGTTAACAATTTAGCAGATGCAAATGCAGATGCAAATGCAAATGCAAATATAAATGTAGATAAAGATAAAGGGGGTGTGGGGGAAAAAGAAAACAAAAAATTCATTCCGCCATGTTTAGATGATGTTGTTGATTTTTTTAAAGAAAATGATTTTCCTGAAAATTACGCCCAGCATGTTTTTAAATACTACAACGATGCAAATTGGAAAGATTCTTCCGGCAAGCAGGTTTTGTCTTGGAAACAAAAAATGCGCGCCGTATGGTTTAAAGATGATAAAAAAATAAGTCAAAATGGAAAATCAACATTCTCAACAAACCGATAA
- a CDS encoding helix-turn-helix domain-containing protein — MLVINHHENLPENQKHFDQNKRHFSAQCSIVLQALQRGERLTTITALMKYKIGDLRRRIKDLKDYHNVDIQSSFVPGTRFKEYFLNN; from the coding sequence ATGTTAGTAATCAATCATCATGAAAACCTACCTGAAAACCAAAAACATTTCGACCAAAACAAACGACATTTTTCTGCGCAGTGTAGTATCGTTTTACAAGCTTTGCAACGCGGTGAACGACTTACTACTATTACGGCCTTAATGAAATACAAAATAGGCGATTTAAGGCGAAGAATCAAAGACCTTAAAGATTATCACAACGTTGATATTCAATCTTCTTTTGTTCCAGGAACACGATTCAAAGAGTATTTTTTAAACAACTAA
- a CDS encoding MBL fold metallo-hydrolase, whose protein sequence is MNLKVIGTGSQGNAYLLYNKEEVLLIECGVVIKKIKEALNYDFSKVVGCLISHEHGDHNKAIKDVLSAGIKVYASHGTLEASGVAEHHNTHPIQSKKIYQIGNFKIIPFDIRHDANEPLGFLIQHPECGVTLFLTDSFYSPYKFNGLNNLIIEANFCEDIIDQKLKFDRKFLRDRILKSHLSIQKCIDLLNVNDLTAVNNIVLIHLSDSNSNEIEFQKNVLEATGKNTIVAYNGLDILFNKNPF, encoded by the coding sequence ATGAACCTTAAAGTAATAGGCACAGGAAGCCAAGGTAACGCATACCTTCTCTACAACAAAGAGGAGGTATTGCTTATTGAATGTGGTGTTGTTATCAAAAAGATAAAAGAAGCTTTAAATTACGACTTTTCAAAGGTTGTAGGCTGTTTGATTTCTCACGAACATGGCGATCATAATAAAGCGATAAAAGATGTTCTTTCTGCCGGGATTAAAGTTTACGCAAGTCATGGAACGTTAGAAGCATCCGGAGTAGCAGAACATCACAACACTCACCCTATTCAATCAAAAAAAATATATCAAATCGGAAACTTTAAAATTATTCCATTTGATATACGGCACGATGCAAATGAACCTTTAGGTTTTTTAATACAGCATCCCGAGTGTGGTGTAACATTATTTTTGACGGATAGCTTTTATTCGCCTTACAAATTCAACGGTTTAAACAACTTGATAATTGAAGCTAATTTTTGTGAGGACATCATCGACCAAAAATTAAAGTTTGATAGAAAGTTTTTAAGAGATCGTATTTTAAAATCACACCTATCTATTCAGAAGTGTATCGATCTGCTTAATGTGAATGATTTAACGGCAGTTAACAACATTGTTTTAATCCATTTATCTGATTCCAACTCTAACGAAATAGAGTTCCAAAAGAATGTCCTAGAAGCAACCGGAAAGAATACCATTGTTGCGTATAACGGACTTGATATTCTATTTAATAAAAATCCTTTTTAG
- a CDS encoding recombinase RecT translates to MNTQNPNPNPNTQVSEVKKDISTQVLAKVESFQKSGELVLPKDYIVENALKSAYIILSDPKNNLIEKCDKASVAEALLKMVVYGVSPIKKQCYFIPYGQKLECSISYAGNIAIAKRYGNLKSIKGNAIFEGDVLEFEVDAMSGRRKIIKHTQSLDSIGSTILKGAYAVYELKDGTVDVEIMNIKQIQAAWGQGGSKGNSPAHKNFPDQMAVKTVINRACKLLISSSDDSILYDPLEENDYVDTEKGKVQHEINQNANNETIGFENYEEAEIVEENHQEIIDNHNEVVEQEAPQTVMDGPGF, encoded by the coding sequence ATGAACACACAAAATCCAAACCCAAACCCAAACACACAAGTATCTGAAGTAAAAAAAGATATATCTACACAGGTGCTTGCAAAAGTAGAATCATTTCAAAAGTCTGGCGAATTAGTTCTGCCAAAAGATTACATAGTTGAAAACGCTTTAAAATCTGCTTACATCATTCTTTCGGATCCTAAAAACAATCTTATTGAAAAATGCGATAAAGCATCGGTTGCAGAAGCATTATTAAAAATGGTTGTTTACGGAGTTTCGCCGATCAAAAAACAATGTTATTTCATTCCTTATGGGCAAAAATTAGAATGTTCTATTTCTTATGCCGGAAACATTGCAATTGCTAAAAGATATGGCAATCTTAAATCAATCAAAGGAAACGCAATTTTTGAAGGTGATGTTTTGGAATTCGAAGTTGATGCAATGAGCGGTCGCAGGAAAATAATCAAACACACTCAGTCTTTAGATAGTATTGGCAGTACAATTTTAAAAGGCGCTTATGCTGTTTATGAATTGAAAGACGGTACCGTAGATGTTGAAATTATGAACATAAAACAAATTCAGGCTGCTTGGGGTCAAGGTGGTTCAAAAGGCAATTCTCCGGCACATAAAAACTTCCCTGATCAAATGGCAGTCAAAACCGTTATTAACCGAGCTTGTAAATTATTGATCAGCAGTTCAGACGATTCAATCCTATACGATCCATTAGAAGAAAACGATTACGTTGATACTGAAAAAGGTAAAGTTCAACACGAAATCAACCAAAATGCAAATAACGAAACAATAGGATTTGAAAACTATGAAGAAGCTGAAATCGTTGAAGAAAACCATCAGGAAATCATCGACAATCATAATGAGGTGGTTGAACAAGAAGCACCGCAAACAGTAATGGATGGACCAGGGTTTTAA
- a CDS encoding helix-turn-helix domain-containing protein has product MELNIILEVVTEETNTTPDVLKSPLRKRAIADARFLFFWFAFYLTNKSCKEIGDYLGRKHNTAIHGANRATELKKYHKDFKQKFKNINDKLNLS; this is encoded by the coding sequence ATGGAACTCAATATAATTCTTGAAGTAGTTACAGAGGAGACCAACACCACACCCGATGTTTTAAAGTCTCCTCTTCGAAAAAGAGCAATTGCCGATGCACGCTTTTTATTTTTCTGGTTCGCATTCTACTTGACAAACAAGTCTTGTAAAGAGATTGGAGATTATTTAGGCAGAAAACACAATACCGCTATACATGGTGCCAACAGGGCAACCGAATTAAAAAAATACCATAAAGATTTTAAACAAAAATTTAAAAATATTAACGATAAACTTAACTTATCATGA